The Nitrospira sp. KM1 genome includes a window with the following:
- a CDS encoding DUF4381 domain-containing protein, translating into MPDERQSVDHAGHAFEGLKEIPLPPPVSYTPQTAGWVIVGALMIAAIGYVLRHVWTRHKANRYRRVAASRLDQIESQLTDPAMRLEALAAIPVLVKRTALSAMPREKVAGLSATAWLECLDRTYAPGGFSTGPGKWLTTFAYAGSAERAAVPDSEIRALLTLIRRWIEQHDVRV; encoded by the coding sequence ATGCCGGATGAAAGACAATCAGTGGATCACGCCGGTCATGCCTTCGAGGGGTTGAAGGAGATCCCGCTTCCGCCGCCGGTGTCTTATACCCCGCAGACTGCCGGCTGGGTGATCGTCGGAGCGTTGATGATTGCCGCGATCGGATACGTGCTGCGGCATGTGTGGACCCGTCACAAAGCCAATCGGTACAGAAGGGTTGCCGCGTCTCGGCTCGATCAGATCGAATCGCAGCTGACGGACCCCGCCATGCGGCTGGAGGCGCTCGCCGCCATTCCCGTGCTCGTGAAGCGGACAGCCCTTTCCGCGATGCCGCGCGAAAAGGTGGCGGGTCTCTCTGCGACTGCGTGGCTGGAATGTCTTGACCGGACGTATGCACCGGGCGGGTTCTCCACTGGTCCCGGAAAATGGCTTACAACCTTCGCGTATGCGGGATCCGCCGAACGTGCGGCAGTGCCCGATTCGGAGATCCGTGCACTCCTGACGCTTATCCGTCGATGGATCGAACAACACGATGTTCGTGTTTGA
- a CDS encoding DUF58 domain-containing protein gives MQHRGVYVSPADLMALEFKATGLTLLPRRKSRSVLAGRHASRMRGRGLNFEEIRNYLPGDDIRTIDWKITLRLGKPQVRTYTEERDRPALFVVDQRMPMFFGSRRSLKSVTAAELGALGAWMVLKAGDRVGGVVFNDNEIRPIRPHRSRSRVQVLCQAIATMNQVLRPDSSVRANYEQLDRALETALGIAHHDHLVCIVSDFAGAGERTQQLLRQLRAHNDVIAGLVFDPLVQAAPQSGRLVVTEGNLQVEVNLGDRTVQAPIASFFSGRLRDVTELLQRSTVPLFPITTAEEVVDQVRHLLGRRMRYAG, from the coding sequence ATGCAACATCGTGGTGTCTATGTGTCCCCGGCCGACCTGATGGCCTTGGAATTCAAGGCCACCGGTCTGACATTGCTGCCTCGCCGGAAAAGCAGAAGTGTTCTCGCGGGACGGCATGCGTCGCGGATGCGGGGACGCGGCCTCAATTTCGAGGAGATCCGGAACTATCTGCCGGGCGACGACATCCGGACCATTGATTGGAAAATCACTCTGCGGTTGGGCAAGCCGCAGGTCCGGACCTATACCGAGGAGCGAGATCGGCCGGCGTTGTTCGTCGTCGATCAGCGGATGCCGATGTTTTTTGGGTCGCGGCGATCGCTCAAGTCTGTCACGGCGGCGGAACTGGGGGCTCTCGGAGCTTGGATGGTGTTGAAAGCCGGGGACCGTGTCGGCGGAGTCGTCTTCAACGACAACGAGATCCGACCGATTCGCCCGCATCGGAGCCGGAGCCGTGTCCAGGTCCTCTGTCAGGCGATCGCGACGATGAATCAGGTGCTTCGACCCGACAGTTCCGTCCGTGCAAACTATGAGCAGCTCGATCGTGCGCTTGAAACAGCGCTCGGCATCGCACACCACGATCATCTGGTATGCATTGTCAGTGATTTTGCCGGAGCCGGCGAACGGACGCAGCAATTGCTTCGTCAATTGCGCGCGCATAACGACGTCATTGCGGGACTGGTCTTTGATCCGCTTGTTCAGGCAGCGCCACAATCCGGTCGCCTGGTGGTGACGGAAGGGAATTTGCAGGTCGAAGTGAATCTCGGAGACCGAACGGTCCAGGCGCCGATCGCATCGTTCTTTTCCGGCCGCTTGCGCGATGTGACCGAACTCTTGCAGCGCAGCACTGTGCCGCTGTTCCCCATCACCACGGCCGAAGAAGTGGTCGATCAGGTCCGCCATTTGTTGGGGCGACGCATGCGATATGCCGGATGA
- a CDS encoding MoxR family ATPase — MTPREAIADLQRRMDVSIIGQRDVIRQILVALLSNGHLLLESLPGLAKTRAVKSLAKNLDVTMSRIQFTPDLLPSDITGTEVLHQDGGKNLFRFQQGPIFGNIILADEINRAPAKVQAALLEAMEERQITVAGTTHRMPELFMVLATQNPIEQEGTYPLPEAQLDRFMMKVLIDYPDPDSERGVLALVRSEDAAAGSGSQPATQSPQPDDGKIAAETIFAARREINGIHVSDAIARYIIDLVNATRHPDKYGEQLGKWLQVGSSPRGGINLDRAARTNAWLEGRDHVTPDDVRAMVRSVLRHRLILSYDANADHVGPDQVVEKLVEAVAVPA; from the coding sequence ATGACGCCTCGGGAGGCAATTGCCGATCTTCAGCGGAGAATGGACGTGTCAATCATCGGCCAGCGGGATGTGATCCGTCAGATTCTGGTGGCGTTGCTGTCCAACGGTCATCTCCTGCTCGAAAGTCTGCCTGGTCTTGCCAAGACACGGGCCGTCAAGAGCCTGGCAAAAAACCTTGATGTGACGATGAGCCGAATCCAGTTCACGCCGGATCTTCTGCCTTCCGACATCACCGGCACGGAGGTGCTGCATCAAGACGGGGGGAAGAACCTGTTCAGATTCCAACAGGGCCCGATTTTCGGCAATATTATTCTTGCCGACGAAATCAACCGGGCACCCGCCAAGGTCCAGGCGGCATTGCTCGAAGCCATGGAAGAGCGGCAAATCACCGTAGCCGGCACGACACACAGGATGCCCGAGCTATTCATGGTGCTCGCGACGCAGAACCCGATCGAACAAGAGGGCACATACCCGTTGCCCGAAGCACAGCTCGATCGATTCATGATGAAGGTGCTCATCGATTACCCTGATCCCGACAGCGAGCGCGGGGTATTGGCGCTGGTACGGAGTGAAGATGCGGCTGCCGGTTCCGGCAGCCAACCCGCTACGCAGAGCCCGCAACCTGACGACGGGAAAATTGCTGCGGAGACGATCTTTGCCGCGCGTCGCGAAATCAACGGGATCCACGTGTCCGATGCCATTGCGCGATACATCATTGACCTGGTGAACGCGACTCGTCATCCGGACAAATACGGCGAGCAACTTGGGAAATGGCTGCAAGTCGGATCGAGCCCGCGCGGTGGAATTAATCTCGATCGGGCGGCGCGCACGAATGCCTGGCTCGAGGGCCGTGATCATGTCACGCCCGATGATGTCCGGGCCATGGTGCGCTCGGTGCTGCGGCATCGTTTGATATTGTCCTACGATGCGAATGCCGATCACGTTGGCCCTGATCAGGTCGTCGAGAAGTTAGTCGAAGCTGTGGCGGTTCCGGCGTAA